The genomic window CATTCAAATTACGATTACCACCGAAAACGGAAAACTAATTCACGAAAAAAAGTTGGTAAATCAAAACTCAGGAAAGCATCTATATAAGAGTGAATTTCCTCAACTGAAAAAGCCAGGTGTTTATTTTGTAAAAATTAAATCAAAAGACGTTGAAGCGACGCAAAAGGCTATCGTTTCTCCGTAAAAAAAAAGGGAAGAATTCTCATTCTCCCCCTTTTTAGATTTATGATAGAAATTTACTGACTAATGATTAGTTTTTTTATGATTTGCCCTTGGGTTGTATTGATGTTGATGAGATAAATGCCGTTAATTAAGTCATGGGTGTCCACTTGAACAGAATTATTTCCTTGGGTATTCACCGTTTTTAAAATTTTCCCCTGAAAATTGCTAATTCGGATTGGCGACTTGAGTTGGACATTATTCCCAAATGAAATATTTACGTATTGCTTAGCCGGAAGTGGTGAGATCAATATCTCAACATCATTGTTTATTTCCTTGCTGGAAGTGATTTGGCAATTATTTCTGACACCGTTTTCAAATCTAGTCCACCTACAACTCCAATCATTGGTTTCGTCAAATGCTCCCGAATATTCAACTTTGTCGAAAAATCTGTTCTGGATTCTTTTTGAATCAAACTTTGCAAGACCATTTGCAGGCGAGTGATTTAGAATGTTGGCTATTGGATCAGAAACGTTGATGTCAACAAGGCCAGCTTCATTGGTGGTGAGAAATAATTTATTTTCATTATTTGTAACCCAGTTTTTAATGTCAAAAGTGGATGCAGTTGTCTTTGTGAGTTCGGTCATACCGGCAAGAATGTTGTTTTTAAATTCAAGATTTCCGGATTGAGCATGTGCAAAACACGAATCACCATCAATGAAAAGACCAACTGGATAATTTCCAATGATCAAGGAGTTTAGAATTGCAGCTTCGCTATTTCTTCTTAAATGCAAGCCCCTCTTGAAATCTGGCGATACAGAGGGATTCATAGGTCCGATAATAGTTACATTGGAGAAAGTAGGTTTGGTTTTTGGGATAGAATTAGATCCGGAAGCATCATTATCAATTTCAAATCCATTTGACCCACTGATATCTGCAATCAAAGGATTTCTGACGGATAAAGCAAATTGAATATTTCCGCTAAATCCAAAATCACAATCAAAATCATCATCAAGGGCTCTGTAAGCGATCAAATGTTTACAATTTACCGTGCCGCCAAACCATTCGAAAGCATCATCACCTGAATATGAAACCTGAACAAAATCAATTTCTGTTCCGCTACCAACGCCTCCAAGTGTCAAGCCATTGATTTCATTATTCGGAGCAAATGCAATACCCGGATATTCAATTCTGACAAATTTTAAAATTCCTGAATTATCGTCAGGTTCATTTCCCCCATATCTGCCGTCTCCATTTGCATTATCTACGCCGCCTTCTATAATTCCTTCGCCATGGATACCGTTTGTTGTGGTATTGGTATAGGATTTACCGAGAAGTATGATACCTCCCCAATCTCCATATCCGGGGATAGTTTCATTACTGGTAAATACAATAGGCTTTTCTTGGGTTCCTTCTGCGATTAATTTACTGCCTCTGGTAATTATAAGCGCCCCTTTAGTAGCTTTATCAGCTTTAATTATTGTGCCAGGTTCAATCGTCAAAACAGCACCATTTTTTACGTAAACAAATCCTTTCAATATATAAGATTTATTACTTGTGAGCAATGTATTTGTCGTGATATCTCCGGTGAGAATTTCTGATTGACTCCAACAGGAAATTGTAAAAGAAAAAAGGAAAAGTGTAAATAATTTTTTCATAATAATAATTTTAATTGAATGTAAAATTAGCGACCATTGGAGGAATTTATCGGCAACTTTATATTACGAAATTGTAACAATTTTAAAATGAAGCAGTACCATTTAGAATAATTAAATCAGTGAAGAGCTAGAGGAAATTTTAGGAAGGTGCAAAGCATCCGAAGCAAATAGTCAGGAGATAAAATTGAAAATATAGAATAGTTGAATGGTCTGAACGCCTGAATATAACTAAGTCTATCTAATACTTTCTTAATTGATTATTTTAAATTTTTAATTGAAGACCCACACTGAATGATCTTTGAGAATCCGTTTTTTGCAGCAACAAGTCATTCCCTGGATCATATTTGTGAGAACTGTTGATATCTTGATAGAGTTTGTTTGGAAGCCCAAAAATATCTCCGGCAGCCAATTTAATTGAGGCCTTATTATTGAATTTATGGATCAATATTATATCCAGTTGATCTTTAGCCTTTTCATATGTATCTGCATAGCCTACTGTACCCACTTGAACGATCCTGTCTGCAAATCGGTTGTAAGCAATTCCTATGAATAATTTAGAATTCGTTGGTTCATAGCTTAGATTGCAATTTATCAGATAGGGAGATTGTCCTTGCATGGATCTCTTTGTATCATAGGAACTTACATTTTTCAGATCCAAACTGGATTGCATGACAGAAATGTTTGAATACCAGGTAAAGTTGGAAAGTGACTTGTGAATAATATTAAGCTTGGCTCTGACTTCAAGTTCTATACCTCTGGTTTCTGCAGCGGGAATATTTTGATAAGAAAATGTTTTTGAGCCTGCACCATAGTTTATGAATGTAAATTCTATAGGATTGTAAAACTTTTTTTCAAAAAGAGAGACCGATATAATTTGATTTTTACCGGGATAAAACTCATACCTAAAATCAAAATTATTGATATAACCCGGAACGAGCGATGGTGATCCGGTTACATTTCCATTGATGCTAAAATCATAGAAGGAGAAAGGAGCAAGCTCCCTGAATTCAGGTCTGCTTATTGTCCGATATACTGAGAATCTTAATTTGTGATTGGAAGTAAAATCATAGGAAATATTTGTTGAAGGTAAAACTGAAATGTATTTTTCATTGAGATCAACAGGTCGAAGTGTGTAATCAATACCATTGAATATTTGCGTATAATTTTCCAGTCTAAAACCAAGATTGAGTTTGATTCTTGAATAAAATTGCTGATCGTACATGGCA from Saprospiraceae bacterium includes these protein-coding regions:
- a CDS encoding T9SS type A sorting domain-containing protein, whose protein sequence is MKKLFTLFLFSFTISCWSQSEILTGDITTNTLLTSNKSYILKGFVYVKNGAVLTIEPGTIIKADKATKGALIITRGSKLIAEGTQEKPIVFTSNETIPGYGDWGGIILLGKSYTNTTTNGIHGEGIIEGGVDNANGDGRYGGNEPDDNSGILKFVRIEYPGIAFAPNNEINGLTLGGVGSGTEIDFVQVSYSGDDAFEWFGGTVNCKHLIAYRALDDDFDCDFGFSGNIQFALSVRNPLIADISGSNGFEIDNDASGSNSIPKTKPTFSNVTIIGPMNPSVSPDFKRGLHLRRNSEAAILNSLIIGNYPVGLFIDGDSCFAHAQSGNLEFKNNILAGMTELTKTTASTFDIKNWVTNNENKLFLTTNEAGLVDINVSDPIANILNHSPANGLAKFDSKRIQNRFFDKVEYSGAFDETNDWSCRWTRFENGVRNNCQITSSKEINNDVEILISPLPAKQYVNISFGNNVQLKSPIRISNFQGKILKTVNTQGNNSVQVDTHDLINGIYLININTTQGQIIKKLIISQ